The DNA window GACCTAACATTTTTATactcgcgttcacactatTGAAATTTATCAATTTTGATTGAAATTTAGAAGGATGTTTTATTACGTGGAAGAGCaactttattaaaatttttgtcgATTTGTACATATAAGACCCACACTTGTTTTTTGTCTTATCAGTTGAGTTACCCCATATGTATTGGATTATACTACCTATTTAGTTTGAacatatataatctatttaaaaataggaATGGCTAAATTAGGTATGGTCTACCCAATACCTGCCCAGTAGCTGGCATAGTCCACGTATCCTCGTTATACATTTTTATCTCTCACAAGTCACAATACGATATGTGTATTTCACTATCTACAAAGTATAACGTGCTTGTGATAATATACATAGCACCAATTTAATTGAAACGACGATATTACACAgcttaaatatatttacttaATGCATctcaattttatttacaagtagctatatatgtatataatatagttatttgtatttaaaaaacccaaatcgaggtcataaataatatttatccaACAGCACATCGCCAAATTAGATACTATTTCCTTCtgctctaaaaatatttttttcagattttaatttttttaccataatataatatttttggtaCATTACTACTGTTATCTCATTAATCACTTCATGGTCAAAAAATTCATTCCATTTTATCCCTACTTGTTGTTCCACCTGCATCTATAACTTGTTTATTGAGGAGACaccatggttttttttttcttgtcaatCTTAGACTCCACTAaacaatatagaaataattattttggaacagagaaTGAATACTTACAATAGAGAATTATAACTAGCTAAAGGTTACTAATGCTTGTCAGccctttttaaatataactatctAGATGTGTAATCCATGTTGCGAAAAGCTAGAGATCGACCTGAACCATTGGTGTGAGTCAAACAATGTCATCAATCGAATGTTGATCAGTCACCGAAACATGTTAATTATTTCGATGTCTACAGGATCTTTATGATCCAACTTTCACGACTAGTCAAACAAGCTGCTAGAACCATACGATCGTTTATGCAATAACTACCAATAAGACATTTTGAAAAAGATGTTTGAAGCATGTCAAAAAATGGCATGACATTGTGATTTCTGGTACCTCTTTTCACAACGTGCTGATTTTTCCCCCTCACGTTTATACGGCTAGCTTTTGTAATATATGAGTATAAATTGCttgttaaaataataaaattttggatgCAATGTTGAGACATAATACTAAACATACACATTTACATATCGACATAATACTAgacataataaatatatatttgtcgATATAGATTTATTCTTTATAATAGAGAAAATGAAATGTTAATTTTCTAGGTAGAGACGTGCTGGTCCTGAAtgaatcaaaatcaactaattATAGTTATGGAAGATAACAACGCCCGGAGCAATAACTGATGATGCAAGCGTGTGATTGTGATATATGCTGCAGCTAACTGAATTTTTGTTCGACATTATTGCCGGCCACTATTCATaagtattttgttataaaaaagaatcaacaTGGAAATACACATAGCACTGTTTTTAGAGAAGTATCTTGATGAacagtaagttttttttataaaggtaccatttttctattttattaatactaTATGTCTAACATGCAAAATCGTCTTGATcctgaaattttgaattgttcTCCAATATCATATATCTCTCTATGTGTGATTTCTTTGTTAGGACAATTGTAAATTTTTCACTGGTTCAAACCATTATTTTGACTTATAGAACATGTTGTGTCACGACTGAACCAAAATTGTTAATCAGTATTAGTAAAAGAGCTCAATAATTTTGAGGCACTGCAGAGGGCACTGAAGGATCTCCTATATAATGAATGAAAGAGTTgtgaaaagtatttttatgtattatgTTTGGTGGTTGAACTAATGAAACTGAAGACCAGCAATGAATGGATTGATAGAAGTTTCAATGACTTTGGGGGTTGTTACCGAAATTGATTACCAAGCCGAAATTTTTACCATACAATAcgtatcaaaaaaaaaaagctgataCATATATTGTCGCTAGCTGTTGAAAGGATACATGCATACGTCAATTAGAAAAACTGGAAAAACTGCAATAGGCATATTGCACCCCGAGTAGTACATAAATATTGATAGTTCCTCAACCTAGGTGTTGGTTGGTACAAATGTTTCATTGAGTCCCCTCACGACCTTGAGCATTTCACATAGTACATGGCCAGTGCTGCTGACCATCTACAACCTTTCGACCTAAATTTGGCAGAAGTATAAGTAGAGTTTCTTGAATATGGTAATACAAGGGCCAAAACAACATTGCATAGACATTGATGTATTTCATGAACCTCCACAAAGGACATGATAGATAGGATTTTGGATTAAAACTGGGACCAGTACCATCAGGAGTAGTACTTCTGATGCAATCGTAATCGGTTTGTATATGACCATAGCTATGTTACATACActttcatttttagatttatattttatatatttaaacaaaGAGCGATGCACCTGGAGGCATTCGTAATATTGTTTACAAAACTACTAACATGGACAAAAGGAAGATGTCCGAGCCCATAAATTCATGGATGATCAATGATGCTAATTACGGGCCAAATATAATCTTTCCAAGTGTACTCCTACATCCTCGGGTCAATTTTCGCTGAAGCAAGGCAAAACATTTCGGCATGATTGGGATTTAGATTTGGTCCTCTTGATAGTGTCAAGTTATATAATCTACTTTCATGTGGTTTTGGTTTCTTGTCAAAAACATCCTAAGCTATCGAACATCACCAAAACAAGCTGCATCTCTCATCGAGTCCAAATAATCCTAAGATGTCTATAGTTGTATATATTCAGTAGTTGTTATTTGTTTTCCCTTGTCATCAGGGGCTAGCCCATTAGTTTCACCGTTAGATCGGTTTGTGTAATCCTAAATACGTGAACCTACTCATTCATCTGCAATTCAAATTGTCTTTGTCTTGTTCTTGTGTATTTCTTTGATTATTTATAGGAGCAAAACTTTAGTTGGAGGTTCATTACGTGAGAGTGTGATCGATAATGATTAGATGTTTGGGTGTAAGGTTTGTGAGGCGGTGATCAGCTCATCGGAACCCTCAATATGTGAACATCTTCATGTTGCCAAATTAAAACCTATCGGAAGACCTAACACCTAATGTTGCATGAAATTCACTCTCTAGGCTATCATATTTCTTATGAATAATGACTATCCGGTAAACTTATCTCTATTGAGACAAATAAACGGAAAGATGGGCTGGCTAATTTGTTTGGATTAAACCTCCTCGCTGAATCATACATCACCCGACAAGTTAGTTTACTAGCAGCATAGTCGGTGGGCAAAGATACATGTACCATTTATTGGCAACACACTTTGACATGACAAAAGAGCATTCTACGATCTCCCAGACCCAAAGTGGGAATATGATGTAAAAGATGATGAAGAATATTAAGGTTATTTTTGGGAAGGGAAAGTAGATGAttgcaaaacagaaaaaaaaaaggatctgTTGACAACACAActatggctgcgttcggcagCCGGATAAGGTATCTTAttcctctcgttttccgctcgcacgtttcccgaactgctaaacggtgtattttttacaaaaattttctataggaaagttgttttaaaaaatcatattagtctatttcatatttttttaataattaattaattaattacatacaaatctattaatctattactacgttttccgtgcgggATAAGTTACCTTATTCTCTCCATAACGAACTCGGCCTATATTGAAGATTGAAGAAGCACTCGATATTCTTCAAGTACTTGCCATACCCGAAGGAATTTTGAAGTTCGTCATTCTATCGATGACATGCACCTACCTAGAGGAAAAAGTTTTCAACACCATTAGTACTTTGGATACATCCATATAAAATGAACAATGGATTGAATTCACGCAATGAAGTAGTAAATTTGAAAGCAGACAAGAGCCACATCCTAGGAAACTATCGAGTGgatacatgtttttatattttaccgTGTCAAACTCGTCTAACAGGAAGCTGATGAAAAGGTTCATTTTGATGGAAAAGAACAAGTCATATTCTATTTCAGCACTCAGCAGAAGGCTTTTCGCTGTCGAGAACAGCTACGTACCCGGCCATAGAAAAACTCTGTTtgtgtttgtattttttgtgcATGAAGTTGACATGGTTAAGCACATGCTATCGGCTCTAATGTTGTACGGAAGAGTTGGAACGTGGTTTTTGCCCTGACAGAATTTGATGGTTTAGGGTTTTCTACGATTCAATTCCTACGTAAATCGCTAGCGAGTTATCAGTTTGGGGGTAAGTTCTCTGTTTTCCCGGCCAGGGGTGGATCTACAGGGTATGCTAGGTATGCACTATTATAccttatatttctatgatgTATACCTATACATGTATACGATTttcgagagagagaaaaaactagTAACATCTAGCGTGGGCACGAGGCAGCGACTAGCGGCACCGCGGCAGGCTGCAGGCGGCAAGCGGGCGTGAGCCGAGAGAGGCTGCGCGGGCCATGCAGGCATGCCGCACTGGTTGTTTTGTATCCAGCTAGTCGCATGatcaatataaataaaccaCCACAATAGcaattaattacttaattaatcgATTTTAATTAAGCAGCATCGATCCAAATCTGCTACTacgttagctagctaggttgCTTTATTTCACttcaattaatatatacacacatatatagctaCTGGAGTAGTAAATATCATCTTCATCTATACATTTATATTTCTTCGAAAGTGTTGAATAAATTACCAGAAAGATGGCATTGTAAGCCTACGGTACTCTTTTATGACTATATTTTCAAGTATAGGTATAACTTTTgaactatttatattatatttagtgACGATTTTAACTTAATCCATGAATTTAAACCTTAATTTGTTGTTTAGTCCATATATATTGAATcatgttgttaattttataattattgtcGATTTTCTGAAATGGATTTACCGAATTGTACGTGACAATTTTTCATCGGGCATATCCTTAATTAAAATCCTAGATTCGGATTCGCCACTGTTACCGGCCATTTTCATGTTTCTTTCATATTACTATTTAAAAGGCGTTAACTCAGTTTTTCAGGTTTGAGAAAACAACAGAAATTCTGAAAACCATAAGTAATTAATCCAAAGTCTGTTTAGGCTCATTCAAATTATTGtagatcaataattttatcaaagatctaataaaaaatagtttattttactatttcaATGGCCCTTTGTACTTTTTTTTGAGTGTTTTgattatttagtatttatgACATTTAACGTGatttctctcccctcttcgaccataaattattattttactgGGTGTGATATGCACCAGAAAAATCCAATTTTTGAAAGTATATTCTGCAAAAATCAATTCGTGCGGTGTCCAATGGCGTGAGTGCGATGGTTGGACTCCTTGGTAGCCCTTCCTTGCCTTCAAGTCGGACTTGTCGCAAACATAACTAGCTAGTTGATCGATGCATGGTAACCATATATTCCTAACCGGCCATCCCCTTGCGTCTGTGCGGCTCATGTCGATCTTGGTGAATTATACACCGTCTATCCATCGACCACCACAAACACACTAGCTAGCACGTGGTGAACGATATGCACACGCAGGGCCGTTCCTAGTATTTCGGGGCCGTTAGGGCGAGATAAAATTTGGGGCCCTTCGTttaaacataatatataataatatgttttatattaatgGTAAAAATATTCAACAACTAGGGTACATAATTATGGTCTACGATACTCTAACATATCTCGCATCAACCAAAGCATGATAAGTGAGAGCCAAAACAATCTTCTATCACctgcaaaagcaaaacaaacaaacaaaccatGGGCTCATGGCTACATTAGTTACCGGAAGTGATTTCTTCTtacatttttagattttaaatcaTTGATAACAGTATTCATATCAATTTGATCCAACATACCCTTTTCAATGCATAAAGTGGCTAGGCCATTCAATCTTTCCTGTGACATTCCTGATCTCAAATAGTTCTTCAATAGTTTCAACTTTGAAAAGCTTCTTTCAGCAGAAGCCACAGTCACAGGTATAGTAAATAATATTCGATAAGCAATTGAAACATTTGGATAAAAGTCTACGTCTCTAACAAATTCGAAAATCTCAATTAGCAGACATATGACCATCTGGCAAAGTCATTTGCAACACTCTAGTTTCAGAGCAAAGATCATCAAGCTCAACATAAGATGATCCATTTTGTGAAAAAGTCTCCACAAATTTAGCACAACATTTTCTTAATTCACTATCGCCTAAAGACTTCATGCCATTTGAGCTAAGTAAAAAACCGAATATACTTTTGAACACCTGCAGCTCCTCAAATCTATTTCTCAAGGAAGAGACGAGGAGTCGAGGACGGAGGAGACGgcgaaaagaaagaaatagctTCCGCGTGACCGCGTCCGACGTCGAGATATGCGGCAACGCGGCTGCCAGCCTGGAGTGATCTGCACTAATTCTGTAGCAACGTTCCTTAATCCTTTCTCCTTGACTCTTGGCCTCCTGCTCCTGGGCTGATGGGCCATTGGGCCTGATACGAAGTATTTGCTTTGACCCATTTTATTATacaggtatatatatacataggaATGTATATGTATTTTGGGGGCCCCTTGATTTCACGGGCCCTATGCCGTCGCCCCTCTCGCCCTGGCCCAGGAACGGCCCTGTGCACACGCTAGCACGTGATCAACAGCATAGTTTGACGTCTCCCTTAACTTGTCAATTATAacactgcattttttttacttgtcaaTTATAACACTCgccatattttaaaacatataacaCCCTTAACTTTTCTAACACGTGtctaaccatttatcttacttaaaaattttgtgccaatttataaaatataagttataattaaaatatattaataaataaattaaatcacaataaataaaaagtaattttcaataagataaatagttaaacatgtaCCAAAAAGTTAATCGTGTCATTTACTAACATACTAAGTATATGTGTGGCTCGGAAAAGCTGATAGTAAATTGCAATATCATTCAACAGCAATAAATTAGACATCTGTCATTCATTAAAATGCggagaaaatatatgtgtgACTCGGAAAAGTTGACAGTACATTGCTAAATTTAGACAACTAAATCTAATACTACACGCTATCCATAATTATAAGAGATTAGGGGGAtaattttttcacaaaattccTTCTATTTTGAGACAGGGGAGTATATTATCAGGTAATAGAAAAGGAAGCATGCCACTAATTTTGCTCTCATGGACTATAAGTTTCCacattaatataaaataaaaaatctctaatataaatacaatttaaaatatcttaaagtcagaattaaaaaatactagatgttaatgaataatttgttttaaaaatacaatttatagaaatctaaaattgtattaaatgatttaaaatatCGATATGTGATACAACATGCAATCTTTCctagatgaaaaaatattggcCTTAATAACATAAAGataagggttttttttaccatgtttgaaaaataccttgaattagcaaaaattttaatgctaAATTATGGCACCTCAAGGTATATTGTACCTcaaagtactaaatttttacactagaaaagtatttgagttattttttcaAGGATGTCAAAACACTATAAAGATAATAATAGCgaagaagataaaaaaatatacaaagttTATATCTTGTATCTAGTTGTACTCTAATAAAAGATAGTGGTTGAGTAGTTGTACTCTAATAAAAGGTTAATAAAAGGTAGTGGTTGTGGCAAGTTAGTAAATGTGTCAGCTACCAATCCCATCACCAACCTCCtagttttaaaaagtaaacaaaACATATGGATGCGACCTATATGTCAACCACCCAAGTAACACtgtttttttcaacaaaaatcACTAGGCTCGCATGTCTGTAACAATTATATACAATAATCCTGAGATGACATATGTAGCAAATAACGAAAATCCTGTTACGATGTATAGACAATATGCTATTTATTAAGAGAATACTAAAGATTCATAACATATGCTTTATAGACACATATGAGTCACCGTGACAAATTTTATCAAGTTAATCCGAAGTTTAAAATTACATTGCcgtttctaatatttttcttcacaGCCaagtgtaaaaatataaatggtatCATACGACGGAATTTTATAACGACGTATGCCACATGATCTGTACATGCTACCACACTAGTTCCAtataatgaaaaagaaatttcgagtttcaaatttcaatactGCAGGTACGTAGCGGTCACGGTCACGGTCACAATTACTCTCTTCACAATGTATGGATCTAATTGGTTCATTTGATTTTCGCGGCAATGTATCGAATTGCCACAGATATGCTCTTATGATATTAAACGTAACCAATGACGTTTACCTAGATGGATCACACAAGTTTTCACACGCATGGCTAGCATTCCAGGCAAGCTAGAAGCTATTCTCTTTTACTTATACATGCATGCCTGCATGGGCGCCAAGCGAATCGATCCTGCACTAGCTCCATTAGCAGGTCAGACATTTTTCGCTGCGTCGATCAAACTACACGTACGTGTACCTTCATAGCACGTCATGGTCATGGCTACTTCGATCTCGTCAATCTTCCTCCTCTCGTCTGCCGTTCTCCTCGCTGCCGCGGCATACTTCTTTCACGGAGGCaccccggccaccgccggaACTGAACATCTCCACTTCTACATGCACGACGAGTACACAGGCCCACGCCCCACGGCCGCCCTCATCgtggcggggaggcggccaACGGCGGCGAACGCCACCGCtgtcggcggcgacgtgacgacgacgacggagcggcggcggttcgGCGACATCGCGGTGATGAACAACGCGCTGACGGAGGGGCCCGAGCGAGGCAGCGCGCGCGTGGGCACGGCGCAGGGGTTCACGGTGCGCGTGGCGGAGCGGGGCGCCGTGAACGCGCTGAGCCTGCACCTGGTGATGGAGGCCGGCGAGTACGGCAGCAGCTCGCTGGCGGTGAACGGGAGGGTGGACACCGACGCCGACGTGCGCGAGTCGGTCGTCGTCGGGGGCACCGGCCGCTTCCGGTCCGCGCGGGGCTACGCGCTGAGCAGGAGCTACGACTACGACCTCGAAAAGGGAGGCGTCGTGGAGATCGACGTGTACTTGCACTAGCTCCTTTGGTGCATAGATTTTGCTGTTTCTTTACATGTGTACTGTATACGTAGTAACTCTTGATTGTATGTTTGTGTGTTCgggaaaaaatgaaacaatgcCCACAACGGTACATCGATGCATATAGCTCTTGATTGTGTGTACCCATCCAtcaatctatctattatattacCAGCAAAATACCCATGTTACGCCACTGGGTAAATTATTCCATCGAAATATATACGTGGTacacatatttgttatttgtaCAAAACTTAATAGACATTTGTGTCCCATAGAAATAATGACGTCAGCCTTTTggcatatatacatgtgaccattcattttattccaTGAGGATTTACTACTATAGAACCTAGCACATTTGACAGGTCATCCGTGACGGAACCTAACAGCCCGTCACACTCacactcatctgtgacgggccaaaaTAAGACCCGTTGTAGATGGCTCTATTCAGTTTGGCCCGTCACCGATGACATATCATCTGTGTCGGGCCAAAATTTACGCCCGACACGACTTATCCGTGAAGGGGCAAAATCAGCGCCCGTCACCGATGACACTCATCCATGAAGGGCCAAAATAaaagcccgtcacggatgagtcatccgtgacgggccataacAAAGATGTAATGAGTCATCCGTGAAGGGCTAAAATTAGTGCCCGTCACGGatgtcatccgtgacgggctataattatggcccgtcaaagatgatatgaaagacttccaatgaaaattttccctttttaccacttaaaaatttttatctttccccctcctctctccctcctccccctgaTATATTTCCCTTCTCCTCACTCGTTCTCTTCATCTCtcactctttctctcctctccctctctttctcttgcCCTCTCGGCGCCGAGCTTGAGTGGGCGGCATGCGCTTGGCGGCCGACATGTCGCCTCCGTCGCTCGGGCTAccccctccgcggcggcgccgaccccGACGATGGGCGGCGCGACAACGagtgggcgacgacgatgacacggatggtggcggcgacaCTGACcccgacgacgatgacgagtgggcggcgacgtggccCCGTCCTGCCCGGATCTATAGGCGGGAGTGGACGGTGGGAGCGGGGACAACCGGTGGCGGGAGCGGCTGATCCGACGGTAGCTTGgagtagaaattattttagtgt is part of the Oryza brachyantha chromosome 11, ObraRS2, whole genome shotgun sequence genome and encodes:
- the LOC102703913 gene encoding dirigent protein 1-like: MVMATSISSIFLLSSAVLLAAAAYFFHGGTPATAGTEHLHFYMHDEYTGPRPTAALIVAGRRPTAANATAVGGDVTTTTERRRFGDIAVMNNALTEGPERGSARVGTAQGFTVRVAERGAVNALSLHLVMEAGEYGSSSLAVNGRVDTDADVRESVVVGGTGRFRSARGYALSRSYDYDLEKGGVVEIDVYLH